The following coding sequences lie in one Osmerus mordax isolate fOsmMor3 chromosome 13, fOsmMor3.pri, whole genome shotgun sequence genomic window:
- the tspan3b gene encoding tetraspanin-3b, with protein MGQCGITSSKTVLVFLNLIFWAAAGILCYIGAYVFITYDDYDHFFQDVYTLIPAVTIIAVGTLLFIIGFIGCCATIRESSCGLATFAAILLLVFVTEVVVVVLGYIYRAKVEDEVNHSIKKVYDEYNGTNTDAPSRAIDYVQRQLHCCGIHNYADWRNTTWFKESKNNSVPVSCCKPNISNCTGTLTHPGDLYQEGCEALVVKKLKEIMMYVIWAALTFAAIQMMGMLCACVVLCRRSHDPAYELLVTTNTYA; from the exons GCTGCAGCCGGAATTCTGTGTTACATAGGCGCATATGTGTTCATCACCTATGATGACTACGATCACTTCTTTCAAGATGTATACACATTAATCCCAGCTGTAACAATAATAGCAGTGGGGACTTTATTGTTCATAATTGGCTTTATTGGTTGCTGCGCCACAATACGAGAAAGTTCCTGTGGACTAGCAACT TTTGCTGCTATACTCCTGCTGGTGTTTGTCACAGAAGTCGTTGTGGTGGTACTTGGGTACATATACAGGGCAAAG GTGGAGGATGAAGTCAATCATTCCATTAAGAAGGTGTATGATGAGTACAATGGCACTAACACTGATGCTCCTAGTCGTGCCATTGACTATGTTCAGAGACAG CTTCACTGCTGTGGAATTCATAACTATGCTGATTGGAGGAACACCACCTGGTTCAAGGAGTCCAAAAACAACAGTGTTCCTGTCAGCTGCTGTAAACCCAACATCAGTAACTGTACTGGGACTCTGACACATCCAGGAGACCTCTACCAAGAG GGTTGTGAGGCTCTTGTTGTGAAGAAATTGAAGGAAATAATGATGTATGTCATTTGGGCTGCCCTGACTTTTGCAGCAATACAG ATGATGGGGATGCTGTGTGCCTGCGTGGTACTGTGCAGGAGGAGTCATGACCCAGCTTATGAGCTGCTCGTCACAACTAACACCTATGCTTGA